In Phreatobacter cathodiphilus, the genomic window CAAAGGGACCGGTCTTTTCGGGGCGGCACGGCAGTGCCGCCCCATCCTTATCAGGGTCAGGCCTCCAGCCTGAGGCCGGCGCGCCCCGCATGGTCCTGCACGAATTGCCAGGCGACGCGGCCCGACCGCGATCCGCGGGTGGTGGCCCATTCGAGAGCCTCGGCACGCAGCTGGTCCTCGTTTGTGGCGATGCCGAAATGGGCGGCGTAGCCGAAGACCATGGCGAGATACTCGTCCTGGCTGCACTTGTGGAAGCCGAGCCAGAGTCCGAACCGGTCCGACAGCGAGACCTTCTCCTCCACCGCTTCGCCCGGATTGATCGAGGTCGAGCGCTCGTTCTCCATCATGTCGCGCGGCAGCAGGTGGCGGCGGTTGGAGGTGGCGTAGAAGATGACGTTGTCGGGCCGGCCCTCGATGCCGCCCTCCAGCACCGCCTTCAGCGACTTGTAGGACGTGTCGTCGTGATCGAAGGACAGGTCGTCGCAGAAGACGATGAAGCGATAGTCGGAGCCGCGCACGAGCGCCATCAGCTGCGGCAGGCTCTCGATGTCCTCGCGGTGGATCTCCACGAGCTTCAGCACCGCGCCCTGTCCCGCCCGCGCGAGGTCGCCGTTGACGGTGGCGTGGGCCGCCTTCACCAGCGACGACTTGCCCATGCCGCGCGCACCCCACAGCAAGGCGTTGTTGGCCGGCAGTCCCTCGGCGAAGCGGCGGGTGTTCTCGATCAGGGTGTCGCGGGCCCGGTCGATGCCGCGCAGCAGCACCATCTCGACGCGGTTCACCCGGGCGACCGGGTCGAGTTTGGGGCCCTGTGGATTCCAGACGAAGGCGTCAGCGGCGGCGAGGTCGGCCGGCTTCGGGGCAGGGGGCGCCAGCCGCTCGAGCGCGGCGGCGATACGGTGCAGCGCGTCGAGGGTCAGGGGATCGGACAAGGGCATACCTCCGCGGGCGATTTTCCCGTCCCATGCACCAGCGCCGCCGATGAGGCAATGAGCCCTACTGGAAAGAATGCCGTGCGCGGCTTACATGGCGTTTCGCCCGGGGTCGCGACCGGCGCGACGGCATCGTTGCAATCGACGGCTTGCTGGCTATAGTCCGCGCCAAAATCCCGTCCAGCCGCGCTTCCGCGGCGGGAAATCCCCAAGAGGATCCCTCATGTTCATCACCCCGGCCTTTGCGCAGACCGGTGCGGGCGGCACCAACGACATCCTGATGTCGATGCTGCCCTTCATTCTGATCTTCATCATCATGTATTTCCTGATCCTGCGCCCGCAGCAGCGCAAGGTGAAGGCGCATCAGGAGATGATCGGAAGTCTGCGCCGCGGCGACCAGGTGACGCTGTCGGGCGGCGTCATCGGCCGGATCACCAAGGTGATCGACGATTCGACCATCGAGCTCGAGATCGCCGACAACGTGCGCATCCGGGCCGCCAAGCAGTTCGTCTCCGACCTGCGGTCGAAGAGCGAACCCGCCGACGAGAAGTGACGCATCAGGCCGCTGCCAGCGGCCGGCCGCCGAGGATGACTGATCGATGCTGAGCTTCACGCGCTGGAAGGCGACCCTGATTCTGGTGGCGGTGTTCGCCACGATGATGCTGGCCGCGCCCAACATCATGCCCCAGTCCTGGGTCGACAAGCTCCCGCGCGCGATGCGCACCCACATGACCCTCGGGCTCGACCTGCAGGGCGGCGTCCACCTGATGCTGCAGGTCGATTCCGACGAGGTGCGCCGCTCCATGCTGGAGAACCTGCGCGACGACGTGCGCCGGGTGCTGCGCGACAACCGCCTGCAGGTGCAGAATCTCGGCTTCCAGGGCAATTCCGTCGTGGTGCGCCTGCGCGAGGGTCAGAACGCCGATCTCGCCCTGACCGAGCTGAGGAAGATCCCGCAGCTCATCGGCGGCGCCTTCTCCACCTCCGGTCAGTATGATTTCGACGTGTCCCGCCAGGGCGACAGCTTCGTCGTCGCGGCCACCGAGGCCGGCATTCGCGACAAGGTCTCGCGCGCCGTGACCCAGTCCATCGAGGTGGTGCGCCGCCGTATCGACCAGCTCGGCACCACCGAGCCGGTGATCCAGCGCCAGGGCATCGACCGCATCCTCCTGCAGGTGCCGGGCGAGCGCGACCCGCAGCGCCTGAAGACCATCATCGGCCAGACCGCGAAGCTGGAATTCCGCATGGTCGATCAGTCGGTGACGGCGGAACAGGCACTGTCCGGCCGCCCCCCCGCCGACAGCGTCATCCTCTACGAGGAGGTGAAGGAGGGGAACCGCGTCGTCCAGCAGGTGCCCTACGTCATCCAGCGCCGTGTCATCGTCTCCGGCGAGGAGCTGGTCGACGCGCAGGCCGCCTTCAACGCCCAGCAGGCGGAGTGGGTGGTGAACTTCCGCTTCAATTCGTCCGGCGGCCGCAAGTTCGCCCAGGCGACGACCGAGAACGTCAACCGGCCCTTCGCCATCATCCTCGACAACAAGGTGGTCTCGGCGCCGGTCATCCGCGAGCCGATCCTCGGCGGCTCCGGGCAGATCTCCGGCCGCTTCACTGCGGAGAGCTCGGCCAACCTCGCCCTGCTGCTGCGCGCCGGCGCGCTTCCCGCGCCGCTGACCGTGGTCGAGGAGCGCACCGTCGGCGCCTCCCTGGGGCAGGATTCCATCACCTCGGGCACCCGCGCCGCCATCATCGGCTCGATCTTCGTGCTCATCTACATCTTCGCGACTTACGGGCTCTTCGGCCTGTTCGCCAACATCGCCGTCATCGTCAACGTGGTGATGATGTTCGGTCTCCTCAGCCTGATCGGCGCGACGCTGACCCTGCCGGGCATCGCCGGCATCGTGCTCACCGTCGGCATGGCCGTCGATTCCAACGTGCTGATCTTCGAGCGCATCCGCGAGGAGGTGCGCTCGGGCCGCAGCGTGATCGCCTCCATCGACGGCGGCTTCACCAAGGCGATGGGCACCATCATGGACGCCAACATCACCCAGCTCATCACCTGCGTGATCC contains:
- a CDS encoding ATP-binding protein, which gives rise to MPLSDPLTLDALHRIAAALERLAPPAPKPADLAAADAFVWNPQGPKLDPVARVNRVEMVLLRGIDRARDTLIENTRRFAEGLPANNALLWGARGMGKSSLVKAAHATVNGDLARAGQGAVLKLVEIHREDIESLPQLMALVRGSDYRFIVFCDDLSFDHDDTSYKSLKAVLEGGIEGRPDNVIFYATSNRRHLLPRDMMENERSTSINPGEAVEEKVSLSDRFGLWLGFHKCSQDEYLAMVFGYAAHFGIATNEDQLRAEALEWATTRGSRSGRVAWQFVQDHAGRAGLRLEA
- the yajC gene encoding preprotein translocase subunit YajC, which codes for MFITPAFAQTGAGGTNDILMSMLPFILIFIIMYFLILRPQQRKVKAHQEMIGSLRRGDQVTLSGGVIGRITKVIDDSTIELEIADNVRIRAAKQFVSDLRSKSEPADEK
- the secD gene encoding protein translocase subunit SecD → MLSFTRWKATLILVAVFATMMLAAPNIMPQSWVDKLPRAMRTHMTLGLDLQGGVHLMLQVDSDEVRRSMLENLRDDVRRVLRDNRLQVQNLGFQGNSVVVRLREGQNADLALTELRKIPQLIGGAFSTSGQYDFDVSRQGDSFVVAATEAGIRDKVSRAVTQSIEVVRRRIDQLGTTEPVIQRQGIDRILLQVPGERDPQRLKTIIGQTAKLEFRMVDQSVTAEQALSGRPPADSVILYEEVKEGNRVVQQVPYVIQRRVIVSGEELVDAQAAFNAQQAEWVVNFRFNSSGGRKFAQATTENVNRPFAIILDNKVVSAPVIREPILGGSGQISGRFTAESSANLALLLRAGALPAPLTVVEERTVGASLGQDSITSGTRAAIIGSIFVLIYIFATYGLFGLFANIAVIVNVVMMFGLLSLIGATLTLPGIAGIVLTVGMAVDSNVLIFERIREEVRSGRSVIASIDGGFTKAMGTIMDANITQLITCVILFYLGTGPVKGFALTLGLGIITTMFTAITFTRYLVVIWLRLFKPARVPM